One Punica granatum isolate Tunisia-2019 chromosome 3, ASM765513v2, whole genome shotgun sequence genomic window carries:
- the LOC116200589 gene encoding glucan endo-1,3-beta-glucosidase, acidic-like yields MRRLMCSHFRWRRNGFQGWRWWWWRQVGGGDAAGTDNALVYNGNIVRQVAGNFGTPKRPRAGLKVFLLGLFDENEKGEPEYERHFGIFRADGAEAYDLIFGKYREEAWQCFLLCLSRICQETASTKQFRCLFSSVLAVAAQIGICYGQVANNLPPPSIAVKILKDNKIPNVRLFNTEPTTLASFSGSGINLTIGVRNEDLHDLASGNTGTSLRWLQSNIFQHVPPEQVQYIAVGNEVFLKDPYYTPYVVPAILNLFQALGVLGLSGNIKLSSPLAASVLLDTYPPSSARFDPDLLSYVKPLLQFLHDTGSPFMVNVYPYISYTNNAKFISLDYALFRGGSALRDGDLTYTNLFDASIDAFSFAMEKEGFPGLEMVVAETGWPTGGGDAAGTYNALVYNGNLVRRVVDNVGTPKRPGTGLKVFLFGLFDEDEKDGPEYERHFGIFRADGAKAYDLIFW; encoded by the exons ATGCGAAGGCTGATGTGTTCCCATTTTCGATGGAGAAGGAATGGTTTCCAGGGATGGagatggtggtggtggagacAGGTTGGTGGCGGAGATGCAGCTGGCACAGATAATGCCTTGGTTTATAACGGGAACATAGTGAGACAGGTGGCTGGCAATTTCGGCACTCCTAAGAGGCCAAGGGCAGGGCTCAAGGTATTCTTGTTGGGTCTGTTTGATGAGAATGAGAAGGGTGAACCGGAGTATGAGAGGCACTTCGGTATCTTCAGGGCTGATGGCGCAGAGGCCTATGACTTGATCTTCGGAAAGTATCGGGAAGAAGCTTGGCAATGTTTTCTCCTTTGCTTGAGCAGAATCTGT CAAGAAACGGCTAGCACAAAACAGTTCCGATGCTTATTTTCCTCTGTTCTTGCAGTGGCTGCACAGATCGGGATCTGCTATGGACAAGTTGCAAACAACCTTCCACCACCTTCCATAGCCGTGAAAATTCTCAAAGACAATAAGATACCGAATGTCCGCCTGTTCAACACCGAGCCCACAACTTTGGCCTCTTTCTCTGGTTCTGGGATAAACTTAACTATCGGAGTCCGCAACGAAGATCTCCATGATCTTGCTTCCGGGAACACTGGGACCTCCCTCAGGTGGCTCCAGTCCAACATCTTCCAACATGTCCCTCCAGAGCAGGTCCAATATATTGCTGTCGGGAACGAGGTCTTCCTAAAGGACCCATACTACACTCCGTATGTTGTGCCGGCTATTTTAAATCTCTTCCAAGCTCTAGGAGTCCTAGGACTCTCGGGAAACATTAAGCTGTCGTCTCCTCTGGCGGCTTCAGTTCTCTTGGACACTTACCCTCCGTCCTCAGCGAGATTCGACCCGGATCTACTATCCTATGTTAAGCCTCTCCTGCAGTTCCTTCATGACACGGGCTCGCCTTTCATGGTGAACGTGTATCCCTACATTAGCTACACAAACAATGCAAAGTTCATCTCCTTGGACTACGCTTTGTTCAGAGGAGGAAGTGCACTCCGGGATGGAGATTTGACCTACACGAACCTGTTTGATGCGAGCATTGATGCGTTCTCATTCGCGATGGAGAAGGAAGGGTTTCCGGGGCTGGAGATGGTAGTAGCGGAGACTGGTTGGCCAACAGGTGGTGGAGATGCGGCGGGCACATATAATGCCTTGGTCTATAATGGCAACTTAGTGAGACGGGTGGTGGACAATGTcgggactcctaagaggccaGGGACAGGGCTCAAGGTTTTCTTGTTCGGTCTGTTTGATGAGGATGAGAAGGATGGACCAGAGTATGAGAGGCACTTCGGTATCTTCCGGGCTGATGGCGCAAAGGCCTATGACTTGATCTTTTGGTAA
- the LOC116199945 gene encoding uncharacterized protein LOC116199945, producing MSSQLQQPNVPQQPGMMSPNTIPGQPQPTYHSHSNGSFGTVFIVLAVIVVISAIACCLGRFCNRRAQAYTGPKQPKQARSKANHGHPPKDHDVEFGFDKKMGHDNPKLGKQSSRVGQGPPDKESEIEFSFDRKMRAPRSGYKPSMEGGYGRGPTNPTDDV from the coding sequence ATGTCTTCCCAGTTGCAGCAGCCTAATGTTCCGCAGCAGCCCGGGATGATGTCCCCGAACACAATCCCAGGGCAGCCTCAGCCTACGTACCACTCCCACTCGAATGGCTCATTCGGGACAGTCTTCATAGTCCTCGCCGTCATTGTTGTCATCTCTGCCATCGCCTGCTGCCTCGGGCGGTTTTGTAACCGGCGTGCCCAGGCATACACCGGGCCAAAGCAGCCCAAGCAGGCCCGGTCCAAGGCCAATCATGGTCATCCCCCTAAGGATCATGATGTCGAGTTTGGGTTCGACAAGAAAATGGGCCACGATAACCCGAAGCTGGGCAAGCAGAGCAGCCGTGTGGGGCAGGGCCCTCCCGATAAGGAGAGCGAGATCGAGTTCTCATTCGATAGGAAGATGAGGGCTCCTAGATCGGGCTATAAACCATCCATGGAAGGCGGGTACGGGAGAGGACCTACTAATCCCACTGATGATGTTTGA